The sequence ttattagcattgcgtgcgtctcgctacgtacgataccattttgcgtgacagacagacgtatacaggtattacaATACAGATGATTCGTATTGACgttgtcttttttttatttgtctagGCTTGGAGGAACAAAATACGgattccgtattctttcctccaagctcTAGGCTGGAACCTTCTGACAACTTATAAAACTGAATCGAAGTGAATAACATTTATTCAACTTGGTTCCCGTTGGTTCCAGCCCCTAGAATATTGTTCCTTTGATTTAACTTTATGATGACATCTTTATCTTTTacaaaaattgtacttttgtaATTAAGGCTTCATAATATTTCTCAACACTGTACAAGTACCGTACACCTTGTACCTTACACCGTACAGGtacaaaacattttaacctgtaTTTATCATTATTTATTTCTAGCATGTCCCAGAATACTGCAGACCACTTCTTCAGGCACTGGAGGAAAGAATAATGGTCTACAGCGCtgacatgtttagcaagtgtctttactacagctacgggtcaaccaatgccatgtgagggaaatatGGTAGGAAATACTGgcgtatacttaatgtatactttccaaacacaggacccacattaataacagtgtttgaaacactgcagtggctatatcctgcattaatatttggaataatattaataataatactaataataatactaaGACCCTGCTGAACTCTGATAACATATCAATTTTTGAGAAGATACAGTTGCGGAAAACGTTGAAAGCAATTCTCGTGgttaaaattattaagaaatagCCAAACTAAAGCGGATGTTAAGCTTCAGGCAGATTGCTTTACCCAGTCCAAAAAGATTGGAATAATTACCATAAAATTATACCAGTCAAAAAAGGGTTAATATTACCTCTCTCTCCTGTTTTTAATCAGTTTTccgtttttgttgttgacacAAACGGTCTTAGGTAAACAAGTATATAAGTTCCCTTGCTTTCCGTTGGGTAGTTTTAAAGCGCTTAAAAGCGAGCGCGTGATAGGCGTGATAATGTAAAATTCTAAATCCTGGTTActgttattccttttttttagcCCCCGGGGGGCTTATTAAATTCTGGACGTTTTGGACGGGGGGATTAATAGGAGGGAGGGGCTTAATAAAGGGAGGGggttaaataaataatagaatttaaaacacaatatctatttttcaaattaatacaGAATGTTAACTCCATCTGCTTCACCATCATCTTCATGTAACAGAAGAAGTTCTGCGTCTTCCATACAACCTTCCAACTGGTCACAGAAAATTGGAAGATGGACTTGTAGTGACTGGAAGATGCATAGTCCGTTGCAAAAAAAACTTGGTGAGACAAAATTAAAGCTGCAGCCTATGAATATCGTTGTATCTGACGTTAAATCAACGAATAATATCGAATTTCTTTGACTACTTTtagtttttcattttattgtattgtattttttattattttgttgggGGCGGCTAAACAAAGGAAGGGggctaaataattatttgagtcGCTGGAGAGGGGGCTTATTAGTCTTTACAAACTTTtttagctctataatataagtccaacatcattttataccccGGATTCCCTTTAAGAATCATTACGTTGAAATGAGGAAAtactattcttttaaaaagaaaccctgtttatttcaatttttaatttgagcACTCACACGTTTGCTTCAAATAGATGTAAAACATACGGAGTTACTGTGTACTTTTTCAGTGTAAAATTTCTCAACCAATAATCTTAATTTCATCGCCACAATTTGTCCTTTTCGGGATTTTTTGGCGGGATTTTTTGGCGGGATTTTTTGGCGGGATTTTTTGGCGGGATTTTTTGGCGAAGAAGTTAAGGATCCACAATAATTTTTacctcttttttttatttttcttgttgacATATAAAATTCAATATATCCAATTCAAAAGTCTCATAGTCGGTTGATTGCGCCAATCGGATTGGTGCAAACATTGGCggtaacttctttttttaatctGTTAGTAACATTAAAATTTTACCAAACTTAACAAACAAAGGTCTAATTCAAACCTtgctttaaaaaactttgaGCATAGCGgaagagtaaaaaaaaatacattaaattttataaatcaaTTTGTTAATCCCTAAAATTTGAAAAGAACTAAAGTGAAACTTTTCGCTTGGCATCAAAAGCATCTAAGCCATCGAGCAAGTCATCGATAGCGTCGTCATCGAACGATACACTAGCGTCACTTTGTTCTTCGTCATCATCAttaccatcatcatcatctgtGCTTGACTGTTCAACGTAACCAGAAGTAGGAAACGACATTTTTACAATATCGTCACATTCGATACCAGGGTGGGGCTTATTAGTCTTTACAAACTTTtttagctctataatataagtccaacatcattttataccccGGATTCCCTTTAAGAATCATTACGTTGAAATGAGGAAAtactattcttttaaaaagaaaccctgtttatttcaatttttaatttgagcACTCACACGTTTGCTTCAAATAGATGTAAAACATACGGAGTTACTGTGTACTTTTTCAGTGTAAAATTTCTCAACCAATAATCTTAATTTCATCGCCACAATTTGTCCTTTTCGGGATTTTTTGGCGGGATTTTTTGGCGGGATTTTTTGGCGGGATTTTTTGGCGAAGAAGTTAAGGATCCACAATAATTTTTacctcttttttttatttttcttgttgacATATAAAATTCAATATATCCAATTCAAAAGTCTCATAGTCGGTTGATTGCGCCAATCGGATTGGTGCAAACATTGGCggtaacttctttttttaatctGTTAGTAACATTAAAATTTTACCAAACTTAACAAACAAAGGTCTAATTCAAACCTtgctttaaaaaactttgaGCATAGCGgaagagtaaaaaaaaatacattaaattttataaatcaaTTTGTTAATCCCTAAAATTTGAAAAGAACTAAAGTGAAACTTTTCGCTTGGCATCAAAAGCATCTAAGCCATCGAGCAAGTCATCGATAGCGTCGTCATCGAACGATACACTAGCGTCACTTTGTTCTTCGTCATCATCAttaccatcatcatcatctgtGCTTGACTGTTCAACGTAACCAGAAGTAGGAAACGACATTTTTACAATATCGTCACATTCGATACCAGGGTGATTTTTTTCACGGCACCTAAGAAGAAAAAAGCCTTATAAATTGTCTGAGAAAATAAGTCCGGTAAATATCCCGGTAAAATACCAGCGCGGAAAGCAGCGTTATAGTTGGATTGACATATCTTCTGAGCACTGCACAACGATGTTTAACGCGAACCGTCTACGTCGTGTTCTCAGCCACCAATAGCGGCTTTCgagaagaaactttttttttacggttaaaaatttacaaaacgcaaaaatttgttttatcaAAAGAATCAATAACACATTTATGGATATTTTATTTGTTGCAAAAGTCGTAAAACGCGAAAGTTTCccataaattttgtttattttaaaaaaattgtttgaaaatCGGTCTGTCCTTTCAGGGTTACATACTTAATCTATGATAAGAACAAGAGACGGTTTAAAAAATGATACATTTTAAATTAATACCCAATTGTGTGAGAATTCAGAAAATATGGCAGATACGTGTAAAGAAAGTTGTACAGCTAAATCTGCTGATTTTTTGTTggatttttacaacaatgacaTATACCAATACCAAAAATGCAAGTAAAATTTTCACTGCGAGAAGCGTAATAAAAAAGCATGCAGACTTCGAATGTTGGAAACACGCGCTTTAATAGTGACATTGTCACAAGAAAGCGAGACCTGgcttttaaatgaaaaagaaacaaGGCTTAATAATCAATTTATAGCAGATCTGTTTTGATTGTCAGATCAACTTGtctattctttttaaaattccaCCCTTTTAAGTCATCCAATCAAAATCTTATTATCCTGCGGATGTGTCCGGTTAAACGTAAGTGATTTGGAATTAGAGGTTTTTATAGTATGATTGCCTATTTTGTTAGTTCCAAGAATATCTGGAGAACAATTTTAGGCTTCAAAATGAATTGTTGCGTCTAATCAGAAATAAATACTATGGGATCCTCTTATGCAAAACGTGTAAATGTTAAAATTAGAATCAATATTACCTTTCATCATTCTCTTCACTATCATCATTTTCCTGCGTCACGTCCTCTTCATCTTCACTGTCATCAAAGTCATCAACATTCAGTGGAGTCTTCTCTGAATCTGCTTTTATCTGTATTTGCTGACTTTGATTTTCTTGAATCTTCTCAGTATATATTGGAACTTTCTTCTTCTCTAAATTCTCCTCACTGTAAATCGGAAGTTGTTTCTCTTCGTCACACTTCGATTCCCATTCATGAACGgcttgtttatatttttcaacttCATTCAAGAgatctttaattttctttttgtatcttTCTTCTCTTAATCTCATATTTTCGTTAACATCACTTATCTCTTCTTCCATTTCTTCCATTTTTTCCTTGAGTTCGTTGTTGCTTTGTTGGCATTTCTTTAACTGCATTTGTACATCTTTCTTTTCCTTTTGTAACATGTCCAGTTCTTCTTGGACATTTCTTATGTCATGAATCTGGTTATTTAAATCTTCactattttgtttatgtttatcgTACTCTTCTTgtaattcttctttttctcttcgCAAATCGTCTAGGTGTTGCTTACCATTGTTAATTTCTTCTTCCATCTCATGAATCTTTTCATTCAGTTTCTGATTATATCGTTCATATTTGTCGTTCTTTGTCTGTAAATCTTCTCTTTCTTTCAGCGATAAGTTCAATTCCTTTCTTACATCATCGATTTCTTTTCCCATCTTACGAATCTGTTCATTAACTTCATTGTTGTCTCTTTGATAATtatcatattttgtttttaaactttccctTTCTCTTAGCGACAACTCCAATTCTCGCTGAGCATTGTTGATTTCGTCTTTCATATCTGCAATCTTGTAAATCAACTCATGATTACTTTGTTGGCTTTCAGCATAATTtacttgtatattttttttctctttctgtgACATGTCAAGTCCTTTCTGAACATTCTCAATTTCTTTGGTGATATCTTTTACTTGTTGAGTTAAAGAATCGACCTCCTTTCTCGCAGCTTTTAATTCAGACTCATTTAGCTCTAATCTTTTGGACTCGCCATCAACCTTTTCTAACAAGGCATTCTTTTCTTTGCACAGTTCCTCCATTGTTTTCTTGTTAAGGTCTCTttcttttattaaattatttttcttttgttcatGTTCTTCTTTTAACTGTGCGATTTCTTCGTTTGCTTTCTGCAGAAGTTTAACCTTCATTGATAACTCCTTTTTAAGATTACCTACGTTTCCTTTATCCCCCTCAAAACCTTTACTACTTTTTTCGTAAGCAATGTTCAGTTCTTCAGACAGCTTTTCGTTCTTCTTCTTCCATTCATTTGAATTTTTCACAAGGTCTTCAAATTTTCTCTCAATCTCTTGTTTTTCTAGGCGTTCATTGCTCaacttttcttttaaagttGCAATGACTCGTTCCTTTTCTGCAATCTCTTTTTCTTGCTCGtcaaacttattctgcaaaatatcacCGTTATTTGATAAGATTTCCTGTCCTGTTTTTAAATCTTCCACACATTCTTCTAGCTGATAAATTTTCTCGTTGTTTTCCTTGATCGttaatttttgtatttcaaTTATTTCCTTTAACCTGTTCAGATCTTTCGTGAGTCGTCCATTTTCTTCACTGGAAGCGCTCAATGTTTTCTTCAACTCCTCATTTTTTAAGCCTGATTGTCTCTCTTCATCGGTAATGCATGGAACTTGAGCATCTCTTAACGCCAATAATGCAGATTTTATACTCGCAACTTCTAtttttaaatcagaattcatCGCGTCCAGTTGgttgttttcttcttctaacCTTGCATGCTCCTTTTGAAAAGACATTTCTCTGTGATTAGATCTCACTAAAACTTCTTGTAGCTCTTTGTTACACTGATCACACTGTTCTTGATTTATACTTTTCTCTTTCCGGAGTTCCTCATTTTCCTTAGAAAGTAAATTAACTTGCGATTGTATGACCCCAGATCTATCTTCAATAGGTTCCTTAAAGCCTGTATCTCTCTGCTTGTACTTCTCTAACTCCATTTTTGTGTCCTTCAGCGTGGTCAGATTAGCTGCAAGTTTTGTTGCCAATTCTTTTTCTCGATTTTCTAGCTCTCTTATTTGTTTATTCAATTCCATATTGATGCTTCGTTGATTTTCTCCCTCCATTTCCAACGCTTTTATATTCTTCTCTATCGTTCTGGCGCTTTCAGATAACTTCTTATGTTCTTTCACTACGTCTGTTTGTTCTTCCAAAGTGCAACGAAGTTTTTTTATAGAACGGTCTCTGTCTTTCAGCAAGCTTCGTAATCTTTTtatctctttttctctttcctcTTCGCTTTCCTTTGCtcgttttaaa is a genomic window of Hydractinia symbiolongicarpus strain clone_291-10 chromosome 14, HSymV2.1, whole genome shotgun sequence containing:
- the LOC130625980 gene encoding putative leucine-rich repeat-containing protein DDB_G0290503, which translates into the protein MYSKYKDVSAYVKDLCTCVICHQRPIFFNDEELHKHIENVHRQSCNFTTKHENEFKDIKSQLAYINTLILKKNKDGSPSCYVEHDQQREKSGKKGGNNVVDEKANQINIYKALLEKKTEIFRSYKINASLLDERQKELDILNEGLLKLKEEKQTFITEVLLTLEDNPSFRNGEINRNTVMSRLNEYILDINEGELARKAKELVKENLHNTVNQLQSEYEAKRKEIESFKNLVFKQINDGEDKGMEELEVASKEIVSESELGKCRKEIKDLEDKLLLGDVSDLEEKFCKILKEKELTDRRNEYLEAKYKNMKGKLKAQHLETEKLKNIAQWCDELTENLKRAKESEEEREKEIKRLRSLLKDRDRSIKKLRCTLEEQTDVVKEHKKLSESARTIEKNIKALEMEGENQRSINMELNKQIRELENREKELATKLAANLTTLKDTKMELEKYKQRDTGFKEPIEDRSGVIQSQVNLLSKENEELRKEKSINQEQCDQCNKELQEVLVRSNHREMSFQKEHARLEEENNQLDAMNSDLKIEVASIKSALLALRDAQVPCITDEERQSGLKNEELKKTLSASSEENGRLTKDLNRLKEIIEIQKLTIKENNEKIYQLEECVEDLKTGQEILSNNGDILQNKFDEQEKEIAEKERVIATLKEKLSNERLEKQEIERKFEDLVKNSNEWKKKNEKLSEELNIAYEKSSKGFEGDKGNVGNLKKELSMKVKLLQKANEEIAQLKEEHEQKKNNLIKERDLNKKTMEELCKEKNALLEKVDGESKRLELNESELKAARKEVDSLTQQVKDITKEIENVQKGLDMSQKEKKNIQVNYAESQQSNHELIYKIADMKDEINNAQRELELSLRERESLKTKYDNYQRDNNEVNEQIRKMGKEIDDVRKELNLSLKEREDLQTKNDKYERYNQKLNEKIHEMEEEINNGKQHLDDLRREKEELQEEYDKHKQNSEDLNNQIHDIRNVQEELDMLQKEKKDVQMQLKKCQQSNNELKEKMEEMEEEISDVNENMRLREERYKKKIKDLLNEVEKYKQAVHEWESKCDEEKQLPIYSEENLEKKKVPIYTEKIQENQSQQIQIKADSEKTPLNVDDFDDSEDEEDVTQENDDSEENDER